The following coding sequences lie in one Arachis ipaensis cultivar K30076 chromosome B03, Araip1.1, whole genome shotgun sequence genomic window:
- the LOC110269772 gene encoding uncharacterized protein LOC110269772: protein MDVFVIRFTLKNHQSKNCLRTTEPIDWIELKPGRFLRNGVVLHSVCMPSAPPLLQTPPFLPSEFRKLNSTKEKVKTLASPTAEWSEPLPPFVVVRNFSLRPALNRSRSSGSNEAFPLKRNPS from the exons ATGGATGTCTTTGTGATTCGGTTTACTTTGAAAAACCATCAGTCAAAAAATTGCTTGAGAACCACTGAGCCAATCGATTGGATCGAACTGAAACCCGGCCGGTTTCtcagaaacggcgtcgttttgcaTTCAGTGTGCATGCCTTCTGCCCCACCCCTTCTCCAAACTCCTCCGTTCCTACCTTCAGAGTTTAGAAAGCTCAACTCaaccaaagaaaaagtgaaaaccctAGCCTCCCCCACCGCCGAATGGAGTGAGCCATTGCCGCCGTTCGTCGTAGTCCGGAACTTCTCTCTTCGTCCTGCACTCAACCGCTCTCGAAG CTCCGGCTCAAATGAAGCTTTCCCCCTAAAAAGAAATCCTAGCTGA